A stretch of the Streptococcus oralis genome encodes the following:
- a CDS encoding ABC transporter ATP-binding protein, with translation MEKIIKLENVSLAKQGRTILKDLNWQVKKGEHWAILGLNGSGKTTLLRLLMAEHWKTKGKVTVLGTEFGAGDIPQLRTKIGVVGSFIAERLPSHLIAEEIVLTGKYKSSILYAPYGQAELDQAREMLVSLGGQDLIGRSYISLSQGEKQLLLIARSLMEKPELLILDEATSGLDLFARERLLDQIGKITQMENAPTILYVTHHVEEITAAMDHVLLLKEAEIIAQGPKGDILQKEVMDRFYPQPVELIELGEDRYFIKMENRSS, from the coding sequence ATGGAAAAGATTATCAAACTAGAAAATGTAAGCTTGGCTAAACAAGGCCGAACCATCTTAAAGGATCTCAACTGGCAGGTGAAAAAGGGGGAGCATTGGGCCATTCTCGGTCTCAACGGTTCTGGAAAGACTACTCTCCTGCGCCTGCTTATGGCTGAACATTGGAAGACCAAGGGCAAGGTGACGGTTCTGGGTACGGAATTTGGCGCTGGCGATATTCCTCAGCTGCGAACTAAGATTGGAGTAGTTGGCTCCTTCATTGCTGAACGCCTGCCTAGCCATCTCATTGCCGAAGAAATCGTCCTGACAGGTAAGTATAAAAGCAGTATTCTCTATGCTCCTTACGGGCAAGCAGAGCTGGATCAAGCTAGGGAAATGCTGGTCTCCCTTGGCGGACAAGATTTGATTGGCCGGAGCTACATCAGTCTCTCTCAAGGGGAAAAGCAGCTCTTGCTGATTGCGCGCAGTCTCATGGAAAAGCCAGAACTGCTTATCTTAGATGAAGCGACCAGCGGTCTGGATCTCTTTGCTCGCGAGCGCCTGCTGGATCAGATTGGTAAGATTACACAGATGGAGAACGCTCCAACTATCCTCTATGTCACCCACCATGTTGAGGAAATCACTGCTGCTATGGATCATGTCCTACTCCTAAAAGAAGCTGAAATTATTGCCCAAGGTCCTAAAGGAGACATACTTCAAAAAGAGGTCATGGATCGCTTCTATCCTCAGCCAGTCGAGCTGATTGAGCTGGGAGAAGACCGTTATTTCATCAAGATGGAGAACAGGTCCTCATGA